One Euphorbia lathyris chromosome 1, ddEupLath1.1, whole genome shotgun sequence DNA segment encodes these proteins:
- the LOC136204702 gene encoding U1 small nuclear ribonucleoprotein C, with translation MPRYYCDYCDTYLTHDSPSVRKQHNAGYKHKANVRSYYQQFEEQQTQSLIDQRIKEHLGQHLGQTATFQQVGAAYNQHLMVQRPRLPVLPTPLMPGMRPPLLRPIPGAPGYMSALPMPPMMAPPGAPSLPGQVNGVSRPPMALPPTTVPGSTVAPPPSSGGSGMVPPANYPAPPTSGGFDSYSNAPAPEANH, from the exons ATGCCCCG GTACTACTGTGATTATTGTGACACTTATTTGACCCACGATTCT CCATCTGTTAGAAAGCAACACAATGCAGGTTACAAGCACAAG GCAAATGTAAGATCATACTACCAACAGTTTGAGGAGCAACAAACTCAAAGTCTAATTGACCAAAGAATTAAGGAACATCTTGGCCAACATCTTGGCCAAACTGCAACATTCCAGCAGGTTGGAGCTGCATACAATCAGCATTTGATGGTGCAGAGGCCTCGCCTTCCTGTTCTGCCAACACCTTTAATGCCTGGGATGAGGCCTCCGCTATTACGACCTATTCCTGGTGCTCCAG GTTATATGTCTGCTCTACCAATGCCACCAATGATGGCACCTCCTGGTGCTCCTTCCTTGCCTGGTCAAGTAAATGGTGTTTCAAGGCCTCCGATGGCTCTTCCCCCAACTACTGTTCCTGGAAGTACTGTAGCACCCCCTCCTTCAAGTGGTGGCTCGGGCATGGTTCCACCTGCTAACTATCCAGCACCACCCACAAGTGGAGGTTTTGATAGCTACAGTAATGCCCCTGCTCCTGAAGCTAATCACTAG
- the LOC136204718 gene encoding pentatricopeptide repeat-containing protein At2g22070 isoform X1 has protein sequence MAKVASFMELAICSSDRATMMAKQIQFNTYSRNPADCGGKLAVLKVLETNKHHPHLANVGSHLIGCSKAVQQRNDIFYSFLLQASIKSKNQSMGKLIHAHMIKLGLRFSVYLANNLINLYAKSGYIIDAHNVFNEMPAKTTFSWNTILSGYAKQGMIDKAHQVFHEIPYRDSVSWTTMIASYNQMGHFESAIKLFVEMVKDKVPPTQFTLTNVLSSCAALGALSIGKKVHSFAVKLGLSGNVPVANSLLNMYAKSGEFLMANIVFKRMRLKNTSSWNIMISLHMKCGRVDHALTLFQQMSERDIVTWNSMIAGYNQHGFQKKALELFPSMLLDCSLRPDRFTLASILSACANLENLNLGKQIHNYIIRTEFAITGVVQNALISMYSKSGGVEIARRIVEKSGISDLDVIAFTALLDGYVKLGNITPARQIFDTLRDRDVVSWTAMIVGYVQNNLNNDAMELFRTMARKGPRPNSFTLAAMLSVCSSLASLNHGKQIHASAIRSGEGSSTSVGNALITMYAKAGSITTARQVFNLICSNTDTVSWTSMIIALAQHGLGKEAIELFENMLMLGIQPDHITYVGVLSACTHVGFVEQGRNYFHLMASVHKIEPTLSHYACMIDLFGRAGLFQEAFDFIESMPIEPDVIGWGSLLSSCRIYKNADMAKFAAERLLLIEPGNSGAYSALANVYSACGKWEDAAKIRKLMKDRGVKKEQGYSWVQIQNKVHVFGAEDNLHPLKSEIYKMMDKMWMEIKKMGFVPHFESVLHDLEIEVKDKMLRYHSEKLAIAFGLISTPGNSTLRIMKNLRVCNDCHSAIKYISKLAGREIIVRDATRFHHFKDGFCSCNDYW, from the exons ATGGCAaag GTAGCATCTTTCATGGAATTGGCAATTTGTTCTTCAGATAGAGCAACTATGATGGCTAAGCAAATTCAATTTAATACATATAGTCGGAATCCTGCCGATTGTGGTGGGAAACTTGCAGTGCTGAAGGTACTTGAAACAAATAAGCATCATCCACATTTGGCTAATGTTGGATCCCACTTGATTGGTTGCTCGAAAGCAGTGCAGCAACGAAATGACA TTTTTTATTCCTTTCTTCTACAAGCAAGCATCAAATCCAAGAACCAATCAATGGGTAAACTAATCCATGCCCACATGATTAAGTTAGGCCTTCGCTTCAGTGTCTATTTAGCAAACAACCTCATCAACTTGTACGCAAAATCCGGGTATATTATTGATGCCCATAATGTATTCAATGAAATGCCTGCAAAAACCACATTCTCATGGAATACAATTCTCTCTGGATATGCAAAACAGGGAATGATAGACAAAGCCCATCAAGTGTTTCATGAAATACCTTATCGCGATTCTGTTTCATGGACTACAATGATTGCCAGCTATAATCAAATGGGCCATTTTGAGAGTGCAATAAAATTGTTTGTAGAGATGGTGAAGGATAAAGTTCCACCTACGCAGTTTACACTTACGAATGTCCTTTCTTCATGTGCTGCTTTAGGGGCTTTAAGCATTGGTAAAAAGGTCCATTCTTTTGCTGTGAAATTAGGTCTTAGTGGGAATGTTCCTGTAGCAAATTCACTTCTGAATATGTATGCAAAATCGGGAGAGTTTTTAATGGCTAATATTGTTTTTAAAAGGATGAGATTGAAGAACACTTCAAGCTGGAACATAATGATTTCATTGCATATGAAATGTGGTAGAGTTGATCATGCCCTCACTTTATTTCAGCAAATGAGTGAACGGGATATAGTTACATGGAATTCAATGATAGCAGGATATAATCAACATGGTTTTCAGAAGAAAGCACTAGAACTTTTTCCTAGCATGTTGTTGGATTGTTCTCTAAGACCTGATAGGTTCACCTTAGCAAGTATTTTATCAGCTTGTGCCAATCTTGAGAACTTGAATCTTggaaaacaaattcataattatattattaggaCAGAGTTTGCTATAACTGGGGTAGTTCAAAATGCTTTAATCTCAATGTATTCGAAGTCTGGAGGTGTTGAAATTGCTCGAAGGATTGTAGAGAAAAGTGGGATTTCAGATCTTGATGTTATAGCATTTACAGCTCTATTAGATGGATATGTCAAACTTGGGAATATAACCCCAGCCAGACAGATTTTTGACACATTAAGAGACCGGGATGTGGTATCTTGGACAGCTATGATAGTAGGTTATGTACAAAATAACTTAAATAATGATGCCATGGAGCTTTTCAGAACAATGGCTAGAAAAGGACCACGACCGAACAGTTTTACTCTAGCAGCCATGTTGAGTGTTTGTTCAAGTCTGGCTTCTTTGAATCATGGGAAGCAAATTCATGCAAGTGCTATAAGATCAGGGGAAGGTTCATCTACTTCTGTGGGGAATGCACTGATTACAATGTATGCAAAAGCTGGAAGTATAACTACTGCACGCCAGGTTTTTAATCTCATATGCTCAAATACGGATACTGTCTCCTGGACATCTATGATTATAGCTTTAGCTCAACATGGTCTCGGAAAAGAAGCTATAGAGCTGTTTGAGAATATGTTGATGCTGGGTATTCAGCCTGACCATATAACTTATGTTGGTGTCCTCTCTGCTTGTACACATGTGGGATTCGTTGAGCAAGGCCGCAATTATTTCCATCTGATGGCTAGTGTGCACAAAATTGAGCCAACTCTGAGCCATTATGCATGCATGATTGACCTGTTTGGTCGTGCTGGGTTGTTCCAAGAAGCATTTGATTTTATAGAAAGTATGCCTATTGAACCGGATGTTATAGGCTGGGGTTCACTATTATCTTCTTGTAGGATTTATAAAAATGCAGATATGGCAAAATTTGCAGCAGAGAGATTACTTCTTATTGAACCTGGCAATAGTGGAGCATACTCTGCCCTTGCTAATGTATATTCAGCTTGTGGAAAATGGGAAGATGCTGCTAAAATTAGGAAGTTAATGAAGGATAGAGGAGTTAAGAAAGAGCAAGGATATAGTTGGGTTCAGATCCAGAACAAAGTTCATGTCTTTGGAGCTGAAGATAATCTTCATCCACTGAAATCGGAAATCTATAAAATGATGGACAAGATGTGGATGGAGATAAAAAAGATGGGTTTTGTTCCACATTTTGAATCTGTATTACATGACCTTGAGATAGAGGTAAAGGATAAAATGCTTAGATATCACAGCGAGAAACTTGCCATTGCATTTGGGCTAATAAGTACCCCAGGAAACAGTACATTGAGAATTATGAAGAATCTCAGAGTCTGTAATGATTGTCATTCAGCTATTAAATATATCTCCAAACTTGCTGGTAGAGAAATTATTGTGAGAGATGCTACTCGTTTTCATCATTTCAAAGATGGTTTCTGTTCTTGCAATGACTACTGGTAA
- the LOC136204718 gene encoding pentatricopeptide repeat-containing protein At2g22070 isoform X2, with product MGKLIHAHMIKLGLRFSVYLANNLINLYAKSGYIIDAHNVFNEMPAKTTFSWNTILSGYAKQGMIDKAHQVFHEIPYRDSVSWTTMIASYNQMGHFESAIKLFVEMVKDKVPPTQFTLTNVLSSCAALGALSIGKKVHSFAVKLGLSGNVPVANSLLNMYAKSGEFLMANIVFKRMRLKNTSSWNIMISLHMKCGRVDHALTLFQQMSERDIVTWNSMIAGYNQHGFQKKALELFPSMLLDCSLRPDRFTLASILSACANLENLNLGKQIHNYIIRTEFAITGVVQNALISMYSKSGGVEIARRIVEKSGISDLDVIAFTALLDGYVKLGNITPARQIFDTLRDRDVVSWTAMIVGYVQNNLNNDAMELFRTMARKGPRPNSFTLAAMLSVCSSLASLNHGKQIHASAIRSGEGSSTSVGNALITMYAKAGSITTARQVFNLICSNTDTVSWTSMIIALAQHGLGKEAIELFENMLMLGIQPDHITYVGVLSACTHVGFVEQGRNYFHLMASVHKIEPTLSHYACMIDLFGRAGLFQEAFDFIESMPIEPDVIGWGSLLSSCRIYKNADMAKFAAERLLLIEPGNSGAYSALANVYSACGKWEDAAKIRKLMKDRGVKKEQGYSWVQIQNKVHVFGAEDNLHPLKSEIYKMMDKMWMEIKKMGFVPHFESVLHDLEIEVKDKMLRYHSEKLAIAFGLISTPGNSTLRIMKNLRVCNDCHSAIKYISKLAGREIIVRDATRFHHFKDGFCSCNDYW from the coding sequence ATGGGTAAACTAATCCATGCCCACATGATTAAGTTAGGCCTTCGCTTCAGTGTCTATTTAGCAAACAACCTCATCAACTTGTACGCAAAATCCGGGTATATTATTGATGCCCATAATGTATTCAATGAAATGCCTGCAAAAACCACATTCTCATGGAATACAATTCTCTCTGGATATGCAAAACAGGGAATGATAGACAAAGCCCATCAAGTGTTTCATGAAATACCTTATCGCGATTCTGTTTCATGGACTACAATGATTGCCAGCTATAATCAAATGGGCCATTTTGAGAGTGCAATAAAATTGTTTGTAGAGATGGTGAAGGATAAAGTTCCACCTACGCAGTTTACACTTACGAATGTCCTTTCTTCATGTGCTGCTTTAGGGGCTTTAAGCATTGGTAAAAAGGTCCATTCTTTTGCTGTGAAATTAGGTCTTAGTGGGAATGTTCCTGTAGCAAATTCACTTCTGAATATGTATGCAAAATCGGGAGAGTTTTTAATGGCTAATATTGTTTTTAAAAGGATGAGATTGAAGAACACTTCAAGCTGGAACATAATGATTTCATTGCATATGAAATGTGGTAGAGTTGATCATGCCCTCACTTTATTTCAGCAAATGAGTGAACGGGATATAGTTACATGGAATTCAATGATAGCAGGATATAATCAACATGGTTTTCAGAAGAAAGCACTAGAACTTTTTCCTAGCATGTTGTTGGATTGTTCTCTAAGACCTGATAGGTTCACCTTAGCAAGTATTTTATCAGCTTGTGCCAATCTTGAGAACTTGAATCTTggaaaacaaattcataattatattattaggaCAGAGTTTGCTATAACTGGGGTAGTTCAAAATGCTTTAATCTCAATGTATTCGAAGTCTGGAGGTGTTGAAATTGCTCGAAGGATTGTAGAGAAAAGTGGGATTTCAGATCTTGATGTTATAGCATTTACAGCTCTATTAGATGGATATGTCAAACTTGGGAATATAACCCCAGCCAGACAGATTTTTGACACATTAAGAGACCGGGATGTGGTATCTTGGACAGCTATGATAGTAGGTTATGTACAAAATAACTTAAATAATGATGCCATGGAGCTTTTCAGAACAATGGCTAGAAAAGGACCACGACCGAACAGTTTTACTCTAGCAGCCATGTTGAGTGTTTGTTCAAGTCTGGCTTCTTTGAATCATGGGAAGCAAATTCATGCAAGTGCTATAAGATCAGGGGAAGGTTCATCTACTTCTGTGGGGAATGCACTGATTACAATGTATGCAAAAGCTGGAAGTATAACTACTGCACGCCAGGTTTTTAATCTCATATGCTCAAATACGGATACTGTCTCCTGGACATCTATGATTATAGCTTTAGCTCAACATGGTCTCGGAAAAGAAGCTATAGAGCTGTTTGAGAATATGTTGATGCTGGGTATTCAGCCTGACCATATAACTTATGTTGGTGTCCTCTCTGCTTGTACACATGTGGGATTCGTTGAGCAAGGCCGCAATTATTTCCATCTGATGGCTAGTGTGCACAAAATTGAGCCAACTCTGAGCCATTATGCATGCATGATTGACCTGTTTGGTCGTGCTGGGTTGTTCCAAGAAGCATTTGATTTTATAGAAAGTATGCCTATTGAACCGGATGTTATAGGCTGGGGTTCACTATTATCTTCTTGTAGGATTTATAAAAATGCAGATATGGCAAAATTTGCAGCAGAGAGATTACTTCTTATTGAACCTGGCAATAGTGGAGCATACTCTGCCCTTGCTAATGTATATTCAGCTTGTGGAAAATGGGAAGATGCTGCTAAAATTAGGAAGTTAATGAAGGATAGAGGAGTTAAGAAAGAGCAAGGATATAGTTGGGTTCAGATCCAGAACAAAGTTCATGTCTTTGGAGCTGAAGATAATCTTCATCCACTGAAATCGGAAATCTATAAAATGATGGACAAGATGTGGATGGAGATAAAAAAGATGGGTTTTGTTCCACATTTTGAATCTGTATTACATGACCTTGAGATAGAGGTAAAGGATAAAATGCTTAGATATCACAGCGAGAAACTTGCCATTGCATTTGGGCTAATAAGTACCCCAGGAAACAGTACATTGAGAATTATGAAGAATCTCAGAGTCTGTAATGATTGTCATTCAGCTATTAAATATATCTCCAAACTTGCTGGTAGAGAAATTATTGTGAGAGATGCTACTCGTTTTCATCATTTCAAAGATGGTTTCTGTTCTTGCAATGACTACTGGTAA
- the LOC136204718 gene encoding pentatricopeptide repeat-containing protein At2g22070 isoform X3, whose product MIDKAHQVFHEIPYRDSVSWTTMIASYNQMGHFESAIKLFVEMVKDKVPPTQFTLTNVLSSCAALGALSIGKKVHSFAVKLGLSGNVPVANSLLNMYAKSGEFLMANIVFKRMRLKNTSSWNIMISLHMKCGRVDHALTLFQQMSERDIVTWNSMIAGYNQHGFQKKALELFPSMLLDCSLRPDRFTLASILSACANLENLNLGKQIHNYIIRTEFAITGVVQNALISMYSKSGGVEIARRIVEKSGISDLDVIAFTALLDGYVKLGNITPARQIFDTLRDRDVVSWTAMIVGYVQNNLNNDAMELFRTMARKGPRPNSFTLAAMLSVCSSLASLNHGKQIHASAIRSGEGSSTSVGNALITMYAKAGSITTARQVFNLICSNTDTVSWTSMIIALAQHGLGKEAIELFENMLMLGIQPDHITYVGVLSACTHVGFVEQGRNYFHLMASVHKIEPTLSHYACMIDLFGRAGLFQEAFDFIESMPIEPDVIGWGSLLSSCRIYKNADMAKFAAERLLLIEPGNSGAYSALANVYSACGKWEDAAKIRKLMKDRGVKKEQGYSWVQIQNKVHVFGAEDNLHPLKSEIYKMMDKMWMEIKKMGFVPHFESVLHDLEIEVKDKMLRYHSEKLAIAFGLISTPGNSTLRIMKNLRVCNDCHSAIKYISKLAGREIIVRDATRFHHFKDGFCSCNDYW is encoded by the coding sequence ATGATAGACAAAGCCCATCAAGTGTTTCATGAAATACCTTATCGCGATTCTGTTTCATGGACTACAATGATTGCCAGCTATAATCAAATGGGCCATTTTGAGAGTGCAATAAAATTGTTTGTAGAGATGGTGAAGGATAAAGTTCCACCTACGCAGTTTACACTTACGAATGTCCTTTCTTCATGTGCTGCTTTAGGGGCTTTAAGCATTGGTAAAAAGGTCCATTCTTTTGCTGTGAAATTAGGTCTTAGTGGGAATGTTCCTGTAGCAAATTCACTTCTGAATATGTATGCAAAATCGGGAGAGTTTTTAATGGCTAATATTGTTTTTAAAAGGATGAGATTGAAGAACACTTCAAGCTGGAACATAATGATTTCATTGCATATGAAATGTGGTAGAGTTGATCATGCCCTCACTTTATTTCAGCAAATGAGTGAACGGGATATAGTTACATGGAATTCAATGATAGCAGGATATAATCAACATGGTTTTCAGAAGAAAGCACTAGAACTTTTTCCTAGCATGTTGTTGGATTGTTCTCTAAGACCTGATAGGTTCACCTTAGCAAGTATTTTATCAGCTTGTGCCAATCTTGAGAACTTGAATCTTggaaaacaaattcataattatattattaggaCAGAGTTTGCTATAACTGGGGTAGTTCAAAATGCTTTAATCTCAATGTATTCGAAGTCTGGAGGTGTTGAAATTGCTCGAAGGATTGTAGAGAAAAGTGGGATTTCAGATCTTGATGTTATAGCATTTACAGCTCTATTAGATGGATATGTCAAACTTGGGAATATAACCCCAGCCAGACAGATTTTTGACACATTAAGAGACCGGGATGTGGTATCTTGGACAGCTATGATAGTAGGTTATGTACAAAATAACTTAAATAATGATGCCATGGAGCTTTTCAGAACAATGGCTAGAAAAGGACCACGACCGAACAGTTTTACTCTAGCAGCCATGTTGAGTGTTTGTTCAAGTCTGGCTTCTTTGAATCATGGGAAGCAAATTCATGCAAGTGCTATAAGATCAGGGGAAGGTTCATCTACTTCTGTGGGGAATGCACTGATTACAATGTATGCAAAAGCTGGAAGTATAACTACTGCACGCCAGGTTTTTAATCTCATATGCTCAAATACGGATACTGTCTCCTGGACATCTATGATTATAGCTTTAGCTCAACATGGTCTCGGAAAAGAAGCTATAGAGCTGTTTGAGAATATGTTGATGCTGGGTATTCAGCCTGACCATATAACTTATGTTGGTGTCCTCTCTGCTTGTACACATGTGGGATTCGTTGAGCAAGGCCGCAATTATTTCCATCTGATGGCTAGTGTGCACAAAATTGAGCCAACTCTGAGCCATTATGCATGCATGATTGACCTGTTTGGTCGTGCTGGGTTGTTCCAAGAAGCATTTGATTTTATAGAAAGTATGCCTATTGAACCGGATGTTATAGGCTGGGGTTCACTATTATCTTCTTGTAGGATTTATAAAAATGCAGATATGGCAAAATTTGCAGCAGAGAGATTACTTCTTATTGAACCTGGCAATAGTGGAGCATACTCTGCCCTTGCTAATGTATATTCAGCTTGTGGAAAATGGGAAGATGCTGCTAAAATTAGGAAGTTAATGAAGGATAGAGGAGTTAAGAAAGAGCAAGGATATAGTTGGGTTCAGATCCAGAACAAAGTTCATGTCTTTGGAGCTGAAGATAATCTTCATCCACTGAAATCGGAAATCTATAAAATGATGGACAAGATGTGGATGGAGATAAAAAAGATGGGTTTTGTTCCACATTTTGAATCTGTATTACATGACCTTGAGATAGAGGTAAAGGATAAAATGCTTAGATATCACAGCGAGAAACTTGCCATTGCATTTGGGCTAATAAGTACCCCAGGAAACAGTACATTGAGAATTATGAAGAATCTCAGAGTCTGTAATGATTGTCATTCAGCTATTAAATATATCTCCAAACTTGCTGGTAGAGAAATTATTGTGAGAGATGCTACTCGTTTTCATCATTTCAAAGATGGTTTCTGTTCTTGCAATGACTACTGGTAA